Proteins encoded in a region of the Populus alba chromosome 13, ASM523922v2, whole genome shotgun sequence genome:
- the LOC118060981 gene encoding uncharacterized protein, which translates to MVNNSKISRICTVPSLVGDCGEIQELALVSGAANLEVQQAYEAHDTATSLSSGSGSGSARCYKLGPCFDLPSSVEEDNKPVAARLSKYYPSEKAKILVQNFSSLVSWHSWCKNSSPIVGWHLPDETYCNWVKKLEKRLEQKWRDLRIYEAIMLSTRLISFDSPLMSALMCFWDKSCNAFLLPEGLMGITMEDVVAITSCSPVGIELSTLGTDPPDVKNTYLGIGVSSYGNFVTRAMALRDKEQEEMAFYLYWICKFVVCNRSVMVLKGFQCVAETIFHAKGPIALAPFLLGLAYNCLGNILRSDFSEHVSGPLWLVVLWAQAYFNPIAASSISTHLQNPRQQKFNSIYSYGDYIIYSQVHSEKTFGECFNYLTDNKRKRQGEEWNPFLKREFGADWFRTFTLHQKHTRDEKDAWKAVLIARDLPAYFSPPSFFLEPYSPNQFARQLGHLQSVPVPFYQTINQPWHSRNTVAAHVLKHAEKDYFIRKSAMSQVNQIHWFPSSDHAFDFWWLWCWANVASYVSEAKKHFVSKFGNGPRKMHKKRRATRTQKLQRAPKRRARMVSALLEPSPGGRGGGKVEVEVEVEEEESSSSSSEDLPSNKEGKGKEVEDGEESSSSKDDDEEEEEEEEEEEDDDDDVDLPLTKLRHQKPSADENDMTLEEYPSSEDPVNNEHDQDAIGEGDFTPQQNHGPAVNVELQRKKLKQYMDMSIESIYETDQLNNMERTVDAIYHHSGDALETPILGDLRKQLTGLKNKIPSLLSSIKSAESDCESLHKQNPDLPAKLNQEKLALQADESRLSELTSEEAILELEIQKLMAKKESVLSQKTSAAERSERRKQKMEELKNIEESIKKAEYSCFQKRNEMSKVNATINATLMDAKRVLFK; encoded by the exons ATGGTTAATAATTCAAAGATTTCAAGGATTTGTACGGTACCTAGCCTAGTAGGTGATTGCGGTGAAATTCAGGAATTGGCCCTGGTTTCAGGTGCTGCTAATCTTGAGGTTCAGCAGGCTTATGAAGCACATGACACAGCAACTTCATTGAGTTCGGGTTCGGGTTCGGGTTCGGCTCGGTGTTACAAGCTTGGTCCGTGTTTTGATTTGCCATCATCTGTTGAAGAAGATAACAAACCTGTGGCTGCAAGGTTGTCTAAATATTACCCTTCCGAGAAAGCCAAAATTCTGGTGCAGAATTTCTCAAGTTTGGTTTCGTGGCATAGTTGGTGCAAAAATTCCAGCCCAATTGTTGGATGGCATCTACCAGATGAAACTTACTGTAATTGGGTTAAGAAGTTGGAAAAGAGACTTGAACAGAAATGGCGTGACCTCCGAATTTATGAAGCGATTATGCTGTCCACACGTCTCATTTCCTTTGACAGTCCTCTCATGTCTGCACTCATGTGTTTTTGGGACAAAAGTTGCAATGCTTTCCTCCTCCCTGAAGGTCTGATGGGCATAACAATGGAGGATGTGGTCGCAATCACCAGTTGTTCCCCAGTTGGCATTGAGTTATCTACATTAGGGACTGACCCGCCAGATGTAAAGAACACTTATCTAGGGATTGGTGTATCTAGTTACGGCAATTTTGTGACTAGAGCTATGGCGCTCAGAGATAAAGAACAAGAGGAAATGGCTTTCTACTTGTACTGGATATGCAAGTTTGTTGTTTGCAATCGCTCAGTCATGGTTCTGAAGGGCTTTCAATGTGTGGCCGAGACCATCTTTCATGCAAAGGGTCCAATAGCGCTTGCCCCCTTCTTACTTGGCCTTGCCTATAATTGCCTAGGCAACATTCTCAGATCAGATTTCAGTGAACATGTGAGTGGGCCTCTATGGCTGGTGGTGCTGTGGGCGCAGGCTTATTTTAATCCTATTGCAGCTAGTAGTATTTCTACACATCTTCAAAACCCAAGGCAACAAAAATTTAATAGCATATACTCATATGGGGATTACATAATTTACAGCCAGGTTCATAGCGAGAAAACTTTCGGGGAATGTTTCAACTATTTGACTGACAACAAAAGGAAACGCCAAGGAGAGGAATGGAACCCATTTCTTAAAAGGGAATTTGGTGCTGACTGGTTCCGTACTTTCACGCTTCATCAGAAACACACTAGAGATGAAAAGGATGCCTGGAAAGCAGTTCTCATTGCTCGAGATTTGCCAGCATATTTTAGCCCTCCTTCATTTTTCCTTGAACCTTACTCCCCGAATCAGTTTGCTAGGCAACTTGGACACCTCCAATCAGTTCCTGTCCCTTTCTACCAAACTATCAACCAGCCTTGGCATTCTAGGAACACTGTGGCTGCTCATGTTCTTAAGCATGCAGAGAAGGACTATTTCATCAGAAAGTCTGCAATGTCACAGGTAAATCAGATTCATTGGTTCCCATCTTCAGATCATGCCTTTGATTTTTGGTGGTTATGGTGCTGGGCAAATGTTGCTTCATATGTCTCTGAGGCAAAGAAACATTTTGTTTCCAAGTTTGGAAATGGTCCCAGGAAGATGCATAAGAAACGCCGTGCAACACGTACTCAGAAGTTGCAAAGAG CTCCAAAGCGTAGGGCAAGAATGGTTTCAGCTCTTTTAGAACCATCCCCCGGAGGAAGAGGTGGAGGAAAAGTAGAAGtggaagtagaagtagaagaggaagaatcgTCATCGTCGTCATCAGAAGATCTGCCTTCTaataaagaaggaaaaggaaaagaagtagAAGATGGTGaagaatcatcatcatcaaaagatgatgatgaagaagaagaagaagaagaagaagaagaagaagacgatgatgatgatgttgatcTGCCTTTGACAAAGTTGCGACATCAGAAGCCCTCTGCTGATGAA AATGACATGACATTAGAAGAGTATCCATCCTCTGAAGATCCTGTAAACAATGAGCATGATCag GATGCCATTGGAGAAGGTGACTTCACTCCTCAACAGAACCATGGCCCAGCTGTGAATGTTGAACTACAGAGAAAGAAGCTTAAACAATACATGGACATGTCAATAGAGTCCATCTACGAAACTGATCAATTGAACAACATGGAGAGAACTGTTGACGCAATCTATCATCATTCAGGTGATGCGTTAGAGACCCCCATTCTAGGAGATCTAAGGAAACAACTGACTGGCCTCAAAAATAAGATCCCATCTCTCTTGTCTTCAATAAAATCTGCCGAATCTGATTGCGAGTCTCTTCACAAACAAAATCCTGATCTGCCAGCTAAGCTAAACCAAGAGAAACTGGCATTACAAGCTGACGAATCACGTCTTTCAGAGCTCACAAGTGAAGAAGCTATACTGGAACTGGAAATCCAAAAACTAatggcaaagaaagaatcagttCTTTCTCAGAAAACCTCAGCAGCTGAGAGGTCTGAGAGGAGAAAGCAGAAAATGGAAGAGCTCAAGAACATAGAGGAAAGCATCAAGAAGGCAGAGTACAGCTGTTTCcaaaagagaaatgaaatgaGTAAAGTAAATGCAACCATTAACGCGACTTTGATGGACGCCAAAAGGGTTTTGttcaaatga
- the LOC118060982 gene encoding fasciclin-like arabinogalactan protein 12, with the protein MKQQYSSLFSFSFFLLFLHCTTTFAQTSPAATPAQAPAVVVAQPPAATPTQAAQPHGITNVTKILEKAGHFTIFIRLLRSTQEENHLFSALNDSSSGVTIFAPTDSAFSELKSGTLNTLSDGDKSELVKFHVVPTFLSTSQFQTVSNPLGTWAGTGNRLPLNVTSYPNSVNITTGLTNTSLSGTVYTDNQLAIYKIEKVLLPKDIFASKAPAPAPVAPAPEKPTKAVPAATVESPVAPVDISGALMFTQNQVVGSVGIVAAAMFAL; encoded by the coding sequence ATGAAGCAACAGTACTCCTCActcttctccttttcatttttccttcttttcctccATTGTACCACTACCTTTGCTCAGACGTCACCAGCTGCAACCCCAGCACAGGCACCAGCTGTGGTTGTAGCACAACCTCCAGCTGCAACCCCGACACAGGCAGCTCAACCACACGGCATCACAAACGTCACCAAGATCCTTGAGAAGGCTGGCCATTTCACGATCTTTATTCGCCTTTTGAGATCCACCCAAGAGGAAAACCACTTATTCTCTGCACTTAATGATTCAAGCTCTGGTGTGACCATCTTTGCACCAACTGATAGCGCATTTTCGGAACTCAAATCAGGAACTCTCAACACTCTAAGTGATGGAGACAAGTCTGAGTTGGTGAAGTTCCATGTAGTTCCTACTTTCTTATCGACCTCCCAGTTCCAGACCGTGAGTAACCCTCTCGGAACATGGGCTGGAACAGGTAATAGGTTACCACTTAATGTTACAAGTTATCCAAACTCAGTGAACATAACCACAGGACTTACCAATACCAGTTTATCCGGCACGGTATACACTGACAACCAGCTAGCCATTTATAAGATTGAGAAGGTGCTACTTCCTAAGGACATTTTTGCTTCAAAGGCTCCAGCTCCAGCACCGGTGGCACCTGCACCGGAAAAGCCTACAAAGGCAGTTCCTGCAGCAACCGTGGAGAGTCCCGTGGCTCCTGTGGATATATCTGGTGCACTTATGTTCACACAAAATCAAGTGGTGGGATCAGTTGGCATAGTTGCTGCAGCAATGTTTGCTCTGTAA